From one Sphingomonas xanthus genomic stretch:
- a CDS encoding peptidoglycan-binding domain-containing protein — MAHDYKAGRKPRQFYKRAWNGVLLVSVVAMASQASAGTKNGRFAIEGIGGAPCRQFVAESKAKSTVFHRMVGYTEGYLTASNVYEPNTFDLSPWHDTASLLIALDRHCQKNPNDLLATSIQKIAAALYPTRLSSESPRITITDGKQSMRVYVAVLQQAQNKLKARGLYGGPADGKYSPEVKAALMKYQQSAKLNPTGLPDPLTLWGLFKS; from the coding sequence ATGGCGCACGATTACAAGGCAGGCAGGAAACCGCGGCAGTTTTATAAACGGGCTTGGAATGGGGTCTTGTTGGTCTCAGTCGTCGCCATGGCCAGTCAGGCGTCCGCGGGCACCAAGAATGGTCGTTTCGCGATCGAAGGGATCGGCGGAGCTCCGTGCCGGCAGTTCGTAGCTGAGAGCAAGGCCAAATCCACCGTGTTCCACCGAATGGTTGGATACACCGAAGGATATCTGACGGCCTCAAATGTCTACGAGCCCAATACCTTTGATCTGTCGCCCTGGCATGACACTGCCAGCCTGCTCATTGCCTTGGACCGGCATTGCCAGAAAAACCCGAATGATTTGCTGGCGACAAGCATCCAGAAAATCGCAGCTGCTCTTTACCCGACGAGACTGTCTTCGGAATCGCCGCGCATAACCATAACAGATGGGAAGCAAAGCATGCGGGTCTATGTTGCCGTGTTGCAGCAGGCGCAGAACAAGTTGAAGGCACGTGGCCTGTACGGGGGACCCGCCGATGGAAAGTATAGCCCTGAGGTAAAAGCGGCCTTGATGAAATATCAACAGTCGGCGAAACTCAACCCAACCGGATTGCCTGATCCGTTAACTCTGTGGGGACTGTTCAAATCCTGA
- a CDS encoding C39 family peptidase, with the protein MTLTVCALAMAGCATSSPSPPAIWMAQVSQGAPVVDVGVKSWKALKFTNLVRQQTDFSCGAAAMATVFNFGFGHKTTERQILVNMLKVADPEVVREKGFSLLDMKNYAKQIGYAAEGYEVDYEALTNLKVPGIALINLNGYKHFVVIRKADAHYVHVGDPALGNRTMKREDFLAAWNKVVFVMVGEGLLADSALLNPKPPLSARRLFESRSPVFNADLADFGFGPSFNFGL; encoded by the coding sequence GTGACGCTCACCGTCTGCGCGCTGGCGATGGCGGGCTGCGCGACGAGCAGTCCATCGCCGCCGGCGATCTGGATGGCGCAGGTGTCGCAAGGAGCACCCGTGGTCGACGTCGGCGTGAAAAGTTGGAAGGCGCTAAAGTTCACCAACCTCGTCAGGCAACAGACGGACTTCAGTTGCGGCGCGGCGGCCATGGCAACGGTTTTCAACTTTGGCTTTGGCCATAAGACCACCGAGCGCCAAATCCTCGTCAACATGCTGAAGGTCGCGGATCCTGAGGTGGTACGGGAAAAGGGTTTCTCGCTTCTCGACATGAAAAACTACGCGAAGCAGATCGGCTATGCGGCCGAGGGCTACGAAGTAGACTACGAGGCACTGACCAATCTCAAGGTCCCCGGCATCGCGCTAATCAACCTCAACGGGTACAAACATTTCGTGGTCATCAGGAAAGCTGACGCGCACTATGTGCACGTCGGGGACCCCGCGCTCGGCAATCGAACCATGAAGCGCGAAGACTTTCTCGCTGCCTGGAACAAGGTAGTGTTTGTCATGGTCGGAGAAGGCCTCCTGGCCGACAGCGCTCTCCTCAATCCAAAGCCGCCGCTATCCGCCCGAAGACTGTTTGAGAGTCGCTCTCCGGTCTTCAATGCCGACCTCGCTGATTTCGGCTTTGGCCCATCATTTAACTTCGGTTTGTAG
- a CDS encoding helix-turn-helix transcriptional regulator, which translates to MIVTRSGSLVAITDAARQMLEESRTLGIRGDRLHSASSSRLRILAELLEVDPDQVRTCLIDDRENGHLVCRSVALPDCGDKGLVFVEIVAAQPDVKAHWVDFRVSHGMTDCENEVLASLMSGECPLEIAEHMGSSVNTVRTHIRHIYEKVGVSNVQELHRKLAAYRLG; encoded by the coding sequence ATGATCGTTACCCGATCGGGTAGCCTAGTCGCCATTACGGACGCCGCACGCCAAATGTTGGAGGAGTCGAGAACGCTCGGAATCCGGGGCGATCGGCTGCACTCGGCAAGTTCGTCACGATTAAGAATTCTGGCAGAATTGCTCGAGGTTGATCCGGACCAGGTGCGAACGTGCCTGATCGATGACCGGGAAAATGGACATCTAGTGTGTCGTTCGGTGGCGCTACCCGACTGCGGTGACAAGGGCCTAGTGTTCGTGGAGATCGTTGCCGCCCAGCCGGATGTCAAAGCGCACTGGGTCGATTTTCGCGTTTCGCACGGCATGACAGATTGTGAAAACGAGGTCTTGGCAAGTCTGATGAGCGGGGAATGCCCCCTGGAGATCGCTGAGCACATGGGTAGCTCCGTCAATACGGTGCGTACTCACATCAGGCATATTTACGAGAAGGTCGGCGTAAGCAACGTGCAGGAACTGCATCGTAAGCTCGCAGCCTATCGCTTAGGTTAG